The stretch of DNA TCGCAACCAAAATAACTGGTTGCATCTGTTCTGCTCGCTTAATAGAGAATTCCGCGAGTTTATCGAGTGCGCTACCTGCACCCGATGCGGCTGCACCTTTCAGCGCTCCTTCTTTGCTCAAGGCATTGGTTTGACCGAAAGGAGTCATTGGATAGACACCAGCAGTTGCTTCAAACTTCAAGAAGTTAGCCGCAGCAGATAACAATCCAGCACCAAATGCCTCTCTTGCAACCGCCCCAGCACGATCCACAACTTGCCCTCGAATGCCTGCCAGACCATCTTCTCCAACAACCCACCCTTCAATCGCTTTTTCGATTTGAGTGCCGTTCTTATCCTTCCATGTTAGAGTTTCTAAGCGACAGCGCGCGCGCTCGCTGGAAATGTCCCCATAGCAAGCACCGATGAGAACCGCATCTCGCACCTGTCCTTTTAAACCCCCTGGGAGATTGCCATCATCAACCAATCGCAGCTTTATCGGTTCTGGATTTCCTTGTGAATTCGTTGCTGTGGAAGCTGCAACGCCCATATCCACAACGGCCTTACAATAGGTGCCGCCAGGGAGATATAAGTCCGATGATTTTAAAGAAGCGCTCGTAAGACGATGCCCGGTGAGGTGAACAATCTTTGGACCTCGTCTTTTAGGCGGCGCATTATTTGTTGATCCAGTCCCATAAGAAGCGTTCGGAATGGATGATACTGGTTGTTCCGTAGGTTGTTCAATTGACTGGCTTGCAGTTTCAGAGCCTGGGTGCTCAACGGGAGGTTGCAACTTGAATAAGTCTTCCAAAACATCCACGCGCTTTTCCAGCAATTCATTTTGTTGATGGACTTGGTGTGTTTCTTGGCGAAGGATCTCTGCCTTCTTCTCAACTCTATTGACCCAAGTTTCCCGCTCATCAACAGGGCTTAAAGGTGTAGCCATGTCTTTCCCAAGGGTGCTCATTGGTTTCTCAACAGGCTTTGTGCTCATAGAAGGTGACGCACTATCACCCCCTGACAAAAAGAGATAAAATCCTCCCGCCAGAATTGTTATGCCGGCTCCGCTTAAGAAAAGTAGCTGTTTTACCCTTAGTTTCTTTGACGCGGCATTTATGTCTCTTACGCCAGAATCTCCTGATAACCCGATCCGATCGTAGAGGCAACTTTTGAGACTTTCCAATTTTTCGAACATCTCTTTCATGGCGATTCCTCTTCCTCATTAGTTCAATATGTTAAAAATGGCTTTTGACTTAACGAGAGCGGTGACGATACCAATCCCACCGGCAACGCCGATCTGCGCCAAACCTTTTGGAATATCCCCCTGGTAACAAGAATAACCCCCACCCACCACAAGCCCTCCGCCAATCAGCAAAGCGGCCAGATTTCCAAGAACTATGTCGCTTACCTTCGTTATTTGCGCATCCAAGGTGGCATAGGAGAGCCCGGTCATGGCAAGCATTGCCACTGAAACATACCCAATTGCCTTACCCCATACTTTTAGTTCCGCTTTTGATATCAATTTCATCTCTGTTCCCCCTTCAATTAACGGTTTTGAATGACAAATAACTTCCCAGATTGATCAGGATTGAGCTGGGATTGATCGAAAGCAGAAGCCAAATCCCTGGCCTCCCAAAGCACCCGATTATCGAGAGTGATCTGTTCCTGCCCCACGTTCTTGACCTTGAAGACCAACACTCGATAGTGCTCGTTTTGATAAGCGTTCTCGACGATTGCTTCTAATGAGCTCTTTCCCTCATGG from Alphaproteobacteria bacterium encodes:
- a CDS encoding TraB/VirB10 family protein; amino-acid sequence: MKEMFEKLESLKSCLYDRIGLSGDSGVRDINAASKKLRVKQLLFLSGAGITILAGGFYLFLSGGDSASPSMSTKPVEKPMSTLGKDMATPLSPVDERETWVNRVEKKAEILRQETHQVHQQNELLEKRVDVLEDLFKLQPPVEHPGSETASQSIEQPTEQPVSSIPNASYGTGSTNNAPPKRRGPKIVHLTGHRLTSASLKSSDLYLPGGTYCKAVVDMGVAASTATNSQGNPEPIKLRLVDDGNLPGGLKGQVRDAVLIGACYGDISSERARCRLETLTWKDKNGTQIEKAIEGWVVGEDGLAGIRGQVVDRAGAVAREAFGAGLLSAAANFLKFEATAGVYPMTPFGQTNALSKEGALKGAAASGAGSALDKLAEFSIKRAEQMQPVILVASGRVVDVLLKTGVSLTPESDNDMKVVGSSSSNTDLETSTQNSQEG